The following DNA comes from Alnus glutinosa chromosome 6, dhAlnGlut1.1, whole genome shotgun sequence.
GATACAGAAGAATCTGGCGATGCCAACTCTGCTGTGACTAACAAAACAGGAATACGCATGTACCAGGTATCTATCATTTCTTGTTGATCTCAATTCTATGAAAATCTGGATCTCTTTCTCTATATTGACTTGTATGTAATTGGTTGGAATTGCCAGCAAGCGATTGCCGGAATTAGCCATATCTCATTTAGTGAGGAAGAGAGCGTTTCTCCCAAAAAGCCTACTACTTTGCCGGAGGTTGCAAAGCAGCGTGAGCTGAGTGGAACCCTGGAAAGTGAGGATGCAAAGTTGAAGAAGCAGCTTTCTGACGCGAAGTGCAAGGAGCTTAGTGGACATGACATCTTTGCACCCCCTCCCGAAATCTTACCTCGGCCAGTAACTGCTCGCACATTGGACTTGAAAGGAAGCATAGAAATAGGAGAACCTGCCACACAAAATGTACGCACTTCTGTTAAAGTTTCCAACTTGAGTAAATACACAAgtttatatacacacacacacacacacacctcaTATAATGAGTTCAGAGGAGCAGAGTTTTAGCATATGCATATCACAAGTATATATTGCATGGCACAGAGAGTACGTTTTCATCCACATATGTCAGCCCTCCAGCTCACAATTTTCTCTTTCAGATTCTTCTTTCTTGATAAGCATGTCGTATGTTCTGTTCTTTGCCATGAACAGCTTATTACTACAGAGTGAATTTAAAGAATTAGAATTTTGGTCTACATAATTGAAAGATCTAATGGGTTCCTATTTCTGGATTTAATTCATAGCCTTCTGGAGGTCAGAGCAATATCATGCCGGATGAGGAACCTGCTATGAAGACAGcgaagaaaatatataaagagaaattTGCGGCACTGTCCGGGAATGACATATTCAAGGGTGACGTTCCTCCATCATCCGGCGAGAAACCACTGAGTACGGCAAAATTGCGAGAGATCAGTGGGAATGACATCTTTGCGGATGGGAAGGCAGAGTCTCGAGACTATCTAGGTGGTGTACGCAAGCCTCCTGGGGGCGAGAGCAGCATCGCCTTGGTTTAACTTGCTTTAGGTCTAACACTCAAGTTCTGTTACCTGGGCGTCTGGTTTTGTTTTAGTCCTAGTGCGGACGTGTTATTATTCTATATTATTTGACCTTGCATTCTGGGTTTCGGGAGTTGTCGTCTTAGGTTTTAACGTGTCGGCCAGAAACTATGGACTACGTGCTAAATTAATTGGGTTGTATGTCCATAtattcttgtgtttttttgttttctttctctcttttgttcTGCTTGTCTTAATGAAGCGCTTGGGCTGTTGTTACCAGGTTAAATTTTATCAGAGTATGTTTGTGTCATTCTGATTCTTCTGCTTCTGCCATTTTCtttcctagagagagagagagagagagatctttgTGGGAAAGATGGACGGAGAGCAAAACGGTTAAAGTGGAGGTGTCAGACTGGCACTAGGAGGGAGGGTAGCCGTAGGAGTAGGTGCACTCATAAAGGCAGAGCTGTCGAACTGTCAAAGCCGTTGGCTGCGGACAGTAGGCGTCTTGGACTCGGTACTACCCATTTCGTTCTTTAAGActtaaccaaaaacaaaaaagaaaaaggactaCGATTTTGAAGGGTCTGAGGTGGCTAGGAGAATATGATCGAGGGGCCATTGTAACGTGTCTAAACGAGGCCACTATGGACTGCCACTCATTCTTTTTGGTGCGGCCGCCGCCTCTTGCCGGCTTCACCAGATCGAGCTTACGCCTGGTTCTAGTTACGTGTCACACCTAATTTGGACCTATCTGAGCAAGCCTTTAAGGATTGGTTTGTGCCGCACCAGATGCTAGCCTCTTTCATCAGCAAATCAAACTGACTTCAACGGATATCAAGGTCGAACTCACACTCAGTTTCTAGTTGTTGCCACACTGGATctcttcagaaaaataaaaaaataaaaattaaacttgaGTCTGAGAGAATGTTAAAAATACATGAGTGATGCAAAATGCAAGACTCTTATCCCCGATATATGATagggcttttaaaattattattagattaaattttaatattgattAATCTCAAATCCAAATggaattttaaaagtcatgtcacATATGGGGATAAGAGTATTGCATATAgcaatagcattactctaaatatatattttccatattgAGTTGATATTGAAATATTCTCCCTTTAAGCTTATTGTAATCATATCTTAGCACAGTTTTCCTagaaagagtaatactatttagtagactgatATACAACTACCATACAACTTGatatgacagtgaaaatcaactattaaatcaacattggttaaaaaaaaaaaaaggttaatttttactatcacatCATCTCGGTTATATGACAATCGTACAACAGTTTACTAAATGACATTATTCTTCCTACAAATAggaacttttgtattgtaaacattATAAGTTAATGAGAGCACATTGTAGCCTTTGAAAAAATTCACAATGGTGGAATACTTGTCCAACACCAAACCACACCACTCCACTATAATTCTTGTatcttatattttatataaaattctaTGGTTAAATCTTGGTTACTTAGGAGGAGGGAAGAACAAGTTGTTCCCTCCTCCTCCCCTCTCTTCACTCTCCTCCCTCTCTTAATGCTGCCTTTGGTTCATTTTGgctagataatttttttttctagcacAATCTACTTTTTACAGGGTTTTATCCAACGCCTTGGACGATTTAATCATTATTCTCCAAAAAATGTAACCTCAGCCCATTCACCACCATCATTTCGCCTCCTTGGAGCCTTCACAACACCTCCTCGATCTGAATTTGACTTGGGTCTTACTTTTGACTTTTATTGAAGCTATATCTGTCGTCCTCGGTCAACCTCGCCACCAACGCACCCCTCCACTATCTCCTTTGGCCTCCCCGCAACCCGTAGCCGTCTCACGCACCATCACGTCTCCTTCGCCTCTGCATCTAGTGCTACttatttttgggtttggattctTATTTATGCTATTTTTCAGTATTTCTAAAGCTCTAGTTGTgtttttgttattatatttttttttctccttttgtgtgatgtttttgagtttgaatctctctaaCCTTTTACAATCTCATCAGTTGGAGGAGATTCTTTGCTTTTGGAGATTGTTCTCCTGGATAATAGACCATGTTCTATGTTCTACAGTGCCTCGGTGCCTCCCCCGTCAACTTCTCCTTGGTGGTTATTGTCCTTACCTAACAAGGGTACGGGTAAGGTTGAAGGGTCTCTTAAAAGTCATGCATGTATTTGTGTCatctgttttggtgttttagctACTTTACATGGCccttttctcaaatttttttttttttttttttaacaattttgtcACTATTCATTCCGTAATTTGTTGAGGCacataagaaatttctgtcccacgaaaaaaaaaaaaaaaaaaaaatcacagctATCCTAGAGATATGATTCTCTGCTATATAGaatagttatatttttaattatgtaaaaTGTTATCAGAGAATCATATCTGGATTGCGACATGCACTATTGAAAGTCAAATATCATGACGCTGTAAAGCCTGTAATGCTGAAATAGATGTTTTGAAAGTCGGTCTCTCAAAAATATACCCAACCTTCAAAGCCGATTTATGAATGTGATTTACTGCTGGACCATACAATACAAACAAAACATTGAAAACAACGTTTTTGTTCCTATAACTAAAAATGTTTACATATTATCTTTTTTGGCTTTTAACTTATACGTGGACTTCAACTCATAAAAGATGGGGGGATCTCTTTTAAGGTTGAGatatactttatttatttatttattttcttttaaagagGAAAGGGAAGAGGGGAGGGAAAGACcttgaaaacaacaaaaacaaaaaggtttGTTCCTCGCCGTATTATATATGATCTAACCATATAAtatttaatctatatatatatatatatatataaacatataatatttaacccaaataaagagaaaaaaatggtaTAGTAATAAAAGCCTCCACAAacatataaagtttttttttttttttttttttttgtttagccATTCTTGTGTGACTTAAGACTAAAAAAGTACAGAAATTATCTGTCAATatggagaaaagaaattaaagaaatttgactttttacgaaggaaaagaaaaaagttgggGGAAAACTTGTTGCCAAACGggctctttttattattatctacaaaaaattcaaaatttacaaGAGATTTGCTTACTACGCAAGATATTATctcatttgtttgttttctaatagcattactctatgcAAGAtagataaatgatatttttatattttttatttttaaatttataggaCCCACATTTATAGattcaatgatgaatttaaaaCTTATTTGTATGTAAATGTAGAAGAGATATATAGGAGATGAAACTGTATCATTTTTCATGCAAAATatgggctttttttttcttttttttaggaaaaaaaatgctaagtttctcaattttttttttctaataattttggttcccaaatgatgacAGAGAAccaaaattttgggaaaaaaaaaatctagaaaacctagcatttctcaaataaataataataataaaaccatTACTCTTTCTAATATGTGAAGAAGTTCCGAATcccaacaaaataaataaataaataaataaagataaagaaaaaaaaaaggtaaagtaTTAGAAACGTGGGAGGAAACAACTCCAAAACACACGTGTGCTGATCAATTACACACTTGATTAGTCATATAAAAGAAGGCATGGATGATTGATATATATCCACACTCAATATCAGGACCGTTGAGACAATCAAAACTCATCGTGACCATTGGATTGCCCTCTCATCAtccaatattcaatatttttattttttttattttatatttttcatccaCAACAGAGTGCTTAAAATATTTAGATTGAGAGAGAGTCACGAAAATCAAGCTAAAGTGGTTAAGAAGAAGATAATCGTATAACAGAACAAACCAATCACAAggaagtttaaaaaaataatgatatcgGATTACAtttatattctaaaaaaaattaagagaaatttcCATGTATGTATGAGTCTAtgaccctctctctctctttctgtctctTTGCTTTTTCTGTGCATAGTGAGTGCGACACCCTCTTCACACTCCAGTTGCTCATTTTAATGGCGTGAGCGTCAAGGGTGACAGAACCGTACACCCCCCCACCCCAACATTGAAACGAACCGTCTGAGACCAAAACCCTCCACCTCTGTCTcgttatttctttccttttcacaAAAAACGCGCTACCAAATCGAATTCGATATGAGATTCATATGAGATAAACACACCGTCACATCCCAAACGAGTTGTCGCGTGCTTGAGAGAAACACTCTGTAGTTCTTGTGATTTTAGCGTTTCCGAGTCCGTTCCTGATGTGGGTTTTTGGATTTTGAgtcattttcttgtattttttacatatacttttcttgtgtttgtttctttttgtttggaagaaagaaaaaaaatggctgAGAAAGATAGGAGGGGTACAGAGAACATGAAGAGGAATGGAGAGTTTGAAATGTCGTCGACTGAGATCCCCAATCCAAATGCTTCGTATCTTAATCTTTCTCATCgtcaccatcaccatcaccatcagCTCTTGAATGGTTCTCCTATTGGCAGAGTTTCTCTGCAACCAGAGTCCTATCCTTCGAGTTCTTTCTCTAATGGGTTTGGTTCCTCTGAGGATGGTTGGCTATTTCCAATTCCATATGAGGAGGTTAAGCGTCAAACACCCAGCACCCATTACCCGAACATCAATGGGAGGCTGGTGGATGACATGGGTTTGTCTGAGACTTTTCACAGAATGCATATCGGTGATGAACAGAGGGATGGTACTAAGATGAGGGGATTTGAGGTGGACCCTGATGGGTTTGGCTTTGGTGATGGTTATTTTGGAGGGAATATCCCGTGGAGTGGTGAACATGAAGGTTTTAGCAATGGTGCTTCTGGTTTTGAAGGTTTTCAATCCTCTCATCATGGAGCTCCGGCGAGTTTCAACGATGATAAGAGTTTGGCATTGCTTGGTTTGCGGGGTGGATATAGAGGGAATGATTCAATGAGGTCTTATCTCGATCGTAATCAGTCTAATGCTTTGTACTCTGACCCCAGTTGCAGCCAAAACCACATGAACTTTTTATTGGAGGAAAGAAATGAACGTGGAAGTGGCTGTTACTATAGAGGGGTTCAACTGCAGAACCCAGCTACAATTAGGCCTTACCTTAATGATACTTCTCTTTGCTCACCGTGGGGTGAAATGGATTCTAAAGGAGTCAGGGGTCTAAGGGAACCATTGAGTTCCCCCCAGTTGATACACCATCCCAAGTTGGCTTTAAATGTGGACAATCCCTTATGTGGTCGTCTAATGATAAATGAAAGGGCTAGAGCAATCCCAAACAGCATGCTTCCTCAATCTGTTATGTCTAGGAAAGGTGCAACTGATGTTGAGCCTTTTTATTGCGAGGATGATTTCATCATGCAGGGGAACAGTTTGAATTATGCCATGGATAAGAAATCCAACGCTTCATGGGGTCATAAGAAGAATTACCGCAATGAAATTGCAGAACAAAATCAACGAAGGAAAAGCTCTGAACAGGATGAATGCTTTAGCTTTGGAAGTATTTGTGAAAATGGTCCGAGTCTGAGTAGTGATTGTTCAATGTTGTTGCCACAAGCTTTTACTTCTTTGGCTGAGGTTCAGGGCCATATATACTTCATAGCAAAGGATCAATATGGTTGTCGCTTATTGCAAAAGGTGTTTGATGAGGGAACATGTCAAGACGTGGAAATCATATTTAATGAAATTATCAGTCACGTTGTTGAACTTGCGACGGACACATTTGGCAATTACCTTGTTCAGAAGTTGTTGGATGTGTGCAGTGAAGAACAGAGAATTCAGATTGTGCTAATGTTGACCAACAAACCAGGACAACTCGTCAGAATTTCTCTAAACACACATGGGTAAATCCCTCACATGTCACTTATCATTGCTGTTATCTTGGTAGagttttgattttctttgcatcttttcttgtttctgaaTGAATTGCTACTTTGGTATCAGCACGCGTGTTGTACAGAAGTTGATCGAGACTGTCAAAACTCGAAAACAGATCTTGCTAGTTAAGTCAGCACTTGAACGTGGTTTTCTTGAACTTATTAAAGATGTGAATGGCTATCATGTGATACAGCGTTCCTTGCAATGCCTTAGCAATGAAGATAGTACGgtatagatttttctttttgttgcttTTCCTTTAATCTGGACTATCCAATGTGATTCTTAATATCGAATGTTTTCATGAATTCTCTTTACTTCATTTTGTGCATTTTtatgttcttgagttttttctctcttatattttatataatttttcctaGGTGGAATGTTCTCCTGTGCAAATCTTATTGTCATGCAAAAAGATATTATTTATTCCTTGTAGTTCATGATTGTAATTCATTTCTTGTAGACTGCATTTTGGTGCTTGAGTATCCTTAAATACGACATGTTCTCTTATAAGCTTGTTGTTTGAAtcttatagaaatgcaaatgcaaATGCAATTAATGATGCCAACCTCAACTCAACAAAGCTTAACAGCAGTTTCTTGGCTCAAGTTATATGTGTCCTTTTCACCATTCTGCTTTATACGTATTTATTGTATAAGACAAGAGGAAGGCCATATGCTCtgtaaccatttttttttttagtatccATGCTTATGATAGGTCAACCAACTAATAAGTCTACACATATCACCAGTGTTTCATTCAAGTTATCTGGGGCTGGCAACTTGAAACCTGTACAATCCACATCATTGGTTAACGTTTTCTTTCATAGAGAACCAAATTTGCCTTCATATTCTTCCAAATCAAAGGGATGGTGCTTGAGGTGGTTCGACATAAATGTGGTGATCTATGAAAGTACTAGAAAATTTCCATTCATTGAACTTTTGTATCCTGGGTGCTGATCTCTGGACTCTGATCGTGTATAGTACCCTCCGAAATGGTGAAATCCAATGTTAGGAATGATTGTTTTGATTGTCATGGCTCATTGTCGaaaatttatcaatttataACACTCTTTTAGTTAGTCTTTTGCTTGATTCAGTGTTCTTTCACTTTTCAAACATTTTCTTGGTTACTTTCTGATGCTGATGTTCATGCCTTTTTGCAATTTCTTgatgtttgaattttgaaagccCTGTTGCTATTGGTTCTTAATCTTGTGAACATGCTAGAAGGTATCTCAGCATTCTAGAACCGATTTTACTGGGACTTACTGGCCCTTTTGGCTTCTCCTTGAATGAAGGCTCCATTCGTATTCACATTCGCTTGAGTTCATGAATCCTAAACTACGATTGCGCAATTAAAAAATATCGATCATagcaaaagaagagaaaaaatggaCATAATTCATAATATTAGGTATCCCACTTTGGTGATGTTCCAACTTTTCTTGATAGCCAGATTCTAGATGTTGGGTTAGATACTATAGAAAAGTAGACATGGGGCATTTAAATTTCCTGGTACAACGCCTCTGATGTATAAACATGGATTGATTATTAAAAAGCTTAACCTGAAGACAACCATGGAATGCCAATCCATTTGAAGGGCTGGGTTATAATAATCCACCACAGCACATATGCTCGCCAAAGATAGATGCATCAGTAACATTTTTTTCTCGTCTTGAATTATGGAAATTTTCTTAGAGATATACTTTTCCTGAAAGGCAATACTATGCTTTATCTCTATGCTTTAATACTCTGTATATGGTTTATATAGGATctgctatttttttcttttgttgaaacAGATTCTAGACTTGTTCCTTGTTGATCTTTGCAGTTTATTTTAGTTGCTGCTGCAAAGTACTGTCTGGACATTGCAACTCATAGGCATGGATGTTGTGTATTGCAACGCTGCATTGCACGTTCAATAGGGGAACATCGAGATAAGTTGGTTGCTGAAATTGCTAGAAATGGGCTTCTCCTCGCTCAAGACCCATTTGGGTAATTACAAACACTGGAATCGTGTTACTTTGTTTGCTGACCATAAAGCTCCTATTTTAGAATGATAAACATATGAGTAAACTTTGACATATGGATTCTTACTGCCTTTTGATGAGTAAAAAGTTTCAGTcaccaaaattttctttaattcacCTCGAGATATAAGTGTAAGCAGGGGTTAAAAATTATGGAGCTATTGTTATATCTGTCATGCAATTTTTATGCTGCCAATTCTATTGCATTGTAGACCATCTTAATGGAGATTTCACAGTGACACAATTGTTAGCATTTCTATGATCTATGATGTATTTTATTACATTGACACAACTTTGATCCGCTCATGTTCCTTCTATGCTACGTAAGTAGGGTACTGCACTGACTGGCTATATATCTCTGACATAAAAACACTATTGCCAATATGTTAAACTCTTAGTGCTTAATGGTGGTGTCTCTGCTCACTTGTGTGGCTGTGCCTTCCACTCtgaagcaaaaataaaatatcacatAGTATCCTTGTTATGGAGAAGTTGTTACTTTTTGACCTCTTTTCATTGTAATTCTGCTCAAGTAAGCCTTAATCCCAAAGAAGTAGGTTCGTTTTTGTGTGCTTATTACTACCTGAATATCATGTCTTCCTTGGTGGATTTATTTCTGTTAAACATCCAGTCCTAACTGGCTTGGTTTCTGCAATAtactaaaaattcttgaaagGGATGctttttttggtgtgtgtgtggggTTGTTGCCATTTGTGTAATGTCACAGCTCTGGAGATACTGTACATATTTGTCACTAAAGGTTAGTACTTAAAAAGTATTATTGTGTAGTTATGGCTGTaaatcaatcctagtgcattatCTCAAATATTTGGATGTTGGCAACATATAATTGGCATGCATCTTTTGTTGCTCTTGCTCTCAATGTCCCATTTTCCTTCTCTCACCCAAGATAATGGGATCTTTACTTACCACCTTTTCTCTTGGACATGGTCATTGGATATGTGACATTGGTAAGACTATGTGAGAGTATCAGGTTTGAAAATACACAACAAGCTGGTTGCATTTGTAATGCCACATTTAGTTTAGACATCCTAATTTTGTTGATTAAAGGCTTGCTTAAGAAGTTTTTCATGAACTAGACTATTGCTCATTCTCCGTTTTTTCTTTCTACCCTACCATAGCATTGATGAATTCTTGAGTTTCCAACTAAACCAATCTATCTCATGGGCATGGTTGTGGCGCACAAGATCTTTTTGTATATACAAAATCAACTTGATGAATGGTCCCATATCTCCAAATTTGCTTACAACATTGCACTTATTTAAATTGTTGCGCTGTCTAGTTTCTCCTTCATCCACATCATTTATACAATTATGGACATAATGTGATTGAAGAACAGCCATTAGACTGCTCTATTTATTTATACATGTGCCAGACCCTATCTATAATTATACGACATTCAAAAGGAGCTTTTTATTGATATCAGAATCTGTATTGGAATTTATTGGTTGATACACGTAAAATTCTATGCTTTTATCTGTGAAACACTGTAGTCCCAGAAAAGGCATAGATTGATTCTGACCCAATATGTTGCTCTTTTTGTGATTCAGAAACTATGTTGTTCAGTATATTATAGAGCTAAAGTTCCCATCTGCGAGTGCGAGATTGATGTCTCAGTTTAAGGGGAACTACGTTCTGCTTTCGATGCAGAAGTTTAGCAGTCATGTGGTTGAAAAATGCCTTAGGCATTTGGAAGAGAGCAGGTCAAGAATCATCCGTGAATTGCTCTCTGTGCCTCACTTTGATCAGTTACTGCAAGACCCTTTTGGAAACTATGTCATTCAATCTGCTTTAGCAGTTACCAAGGTATAAGAACCATGATTCCTTCTCAAAAATGCTTCTAAGCTTcaatcgtatttttttttttttaatgctggATAACGTCTCTCTTCCCTCACGTCCTTACTTTTGGTTTGCTTCAGGGCCCTCTTCATGCTTCACTGGTTGAAGAAGTGCGGCGTCACAATGTCTTACGCACCAGCCCATATTGCAAGAGGATTTTCTCAAGGAAACTCATGAAGGACTAATATGTGTATTACCCTGTTGTAAGCTTGTTGTTGTTCTCTGAAGATTTACCAAGATGTCCACCAACATTTAAGAACACTTTTCTATCTTAGGCACTTGTATGTTAATTGTATTTCAGAATCTTTTGCTCATCTCTAGGTGAGAAATTCGCATTAATGCAGGCTCTTTGGATGACTTCCATGAGTCTGAGAAGTGTAGAACAGTAGAAGTCATGTTTTTCTTCCAGTTTGCTCATGATGCAGATGTGCCTATATTTTTGTTGTCTTCTTGATCTAAATTTAGTAATTTGTGATGTGTGATATTTCACACTAACAGAAGAATAGCCAAGTTttattttagagtaatgttatttagtagactgttgtATAATTGGTGGGATGATGTAGCAGCGAAAATCAACTTTTAGATcagcacttgtaaaaaaaaaaactaataactGATTTTCACTGCAACATCATTCCAAttatataacagtctactaaatgaTGAATGCTAGAGCTCCTTCTATGGTCCTTTTGTGGCTCTTCTATGCTGATATGAcaccatatattttttaataaaaacatgagagagaaatcaagctgtaattttttcttattaaaaacaGGATGTCATGTCAACATAGAAAGACCCCAGAATGATACTAGAAGgagttctagcatttctcctactaaatatcattactctttgCTCCCttaaaatcaaatataaagAGTAAGAAGTGCAAATAATGAGCCTTACATATCCATTTATGATCTTACTATTAAGGTAGTAGGCTAGTAGCCACATTTCCAATGCATTTGATTAACCATTAACTAAATGGAATAACAAAATAGTCgatgtatttttttcttaaataaaagaACGTAAAGGTCGAAGTTGCTACAAAGTGATCAACAAGAAAGCCATTTttaatagagaaatgatatttatacaATTTTTACCCAACACACTCATATGAGTTGAGACCCATGTGAATGTGTTGTGTAAATCTTGTAAAGGAATATAAGACAAAAAGTACTTTGGGGTAATGAGGAAGGAAATGGACGCTTAGCACGTATACATATcaggaaagaaaaacaaaaaaaaaaaaaaaaaaaaaaaaaaaaaaaaaaaaaaaaggaagagaaagaaagaaagaaaatgtgaaaaagtgaaaagaagagGTGATCTGTGACCCATATTAACTATTCGGAGGTGGTCGAATGACTTTCAAATATATTTGGAGTAGTTTGCCACCCTTTAGCGGTTGGTTTGAGCAGATCAAACACACTCATTAGCAAGTTTGGAGCGGCCTACCACCTAAAAAATTAGCTTG
Coding sequences within:
- the LOC133870990 gene encoding uncharacterized protein LOC133870990 codes for the protein MERTTPVRKPHTSTADLLTWSENPQADSPAVGSAASRSATRSHQPSDGIRKVVFGGQVTDEEVESLNKRKPCSGYKMKEMTGSGIFNGEKDTEESGDANSAVTNKTGIRMYQQAIAGISHISFSEEESVSPKKPTTLPEVAKQRELSGTLESEDAKLKKQLSDAKCKELSGHDIFAPPPEILPRPVTARTLDLKGSIEIGEPATQNPSGGQSNIMPDEEPAMKTAKKIYKEKFAALSGNDIFKGDVPPSSGEKPLSTAKLREISGNDIFADGKAESRDYLGGVRKPPGGESSIALV
- the LOC133871631 gene encoding putative pumilio homolog 7, chloroplastic → MAEKDRRGTENMKRNGEFEMSSTEIPNPNASYLNLSHRHHHHHHQLLNGSPIGRVSLQPESYPSSSFSNGFGSSEDGWLFPIPYEEVKRQTPSTHYPNINGRLVDDMGLSETFHRMHIGDEQRDGTKMRGFEVDPDGFGFGDGYFGGNIPWSGEHEGFSNGASGFEGFQSSHHGAPASFNDDKSLALLGLRGGYRGNDSMRSYLDRNQSNALYSDPSCSQNHMNFLLEERNERGSGCYYRGVQLQNPATIRPYLNDTSLCSPWGEMDSKGVRGLREPLSSPQLIHHPKLALNVDNPLCGRLMINERARAIPNSMLPQSVMSRKGATDVEPFYCEDDFIMQGNSLNYAMDKKSNASWGHKKNYRNEIAEQNQRRKSSEQDECFSFGSICENGPSLSSDCSMLLPQAFTSLAEVQGHIYFIAKDQYGCRLLQKVFDEGTCQDVEIIFNEIISHVVELATDTFGNYLVQKLLDVCSEEQRIQIVLMLTNKPGQLVRISLNTHGTRVVQKLIETVKTRKQILLVKSALERGFLELIKDVNGYHVIQRSLQCLSNEDSTFILVAAAKYCLDIATHRHGCCVLQRCIARSIGEHRDKLVAEIARNGLLLAQDPFGNYVVQYIIELKFPSASARLMSQFKGNYVLLSMQKFSSHVVEKCLRHLEESRSRIIRELLSVPHFDQLLQDPFGNYVIQSALAVTKGPLHASLVEEVRRHNVLRTSPYCKRIFSRKLMKD